The DNA region AGTATACAACTACGAAGATAAAGAAATTTGACAATTGATAACAAAGTTTGATTACCCAAGTAAGCCAGCAACTCAAAcgattttcaaataaaaagtacaaaaaaCTAAAAGTATAAACTAACCAAAGTGATGCAAGATCAGTTGTAAAATAGTTGTAGCCCCCATCACTTTTCACAGCAATCAGTGGTATGTCTACACCCTCAACAAATATCACACGAGCACCATCACTATCTTCAATCAGTCCTAAATTCTCCAGTTTCTCCAAAGTTGGGGGGATATATGGATTAAAGAAGCTTTCTCCCTGTGACCAAATACATTGTCCATCAGTACACTACAAAAGTGTTGGTAATATAGATTTAAATAGAACATCTGTAATAATTGCAACATACATCCAATACAAACAATGAAATCATTACTACATTGTATGAGCATCATTACATCAATGATAGTCAGCACAAAAACAATGTTCTTTTTAAGCTGCGCCTGCAGTAATGATAACTTCCACTGCAATTTCTATATCCAGGAAATTAAGCATGTAGAGGAGCCGTGTATCatacaaaattatttttaatatcagTCTAATTGATCACATagtgggataaggcttttgCGGTTGTTGTTGTATTAGTCCAATTGAGGATATAACTTTAAGGGAAAATTTAACTATTGGTCATAAGTCATGACAAAACAAGAAATATAAAATACAAGATTTAGTGGATATGATATGGTAGATCTGGCCCCTTAAGTGAGAATCTAAGCCAAATCATGAATTGAATAAAAAGCAAAGTAACAGCCAAAATTGATCCATGGTCGCTACGGTGAATCAAGAGAAACAGCTAAGGAATTCCACCTGTGAGATGCAAAAGAATAGACATCATATTTGAATTGCATAGACATTGTAAAAGGAAACTAGAACCTACCATTGCCTCTAATCGAATTCCAAGGCGTTGATAGACCTTATCAAATTCAGCCTTACTAATATCACAAATTTTTTCCCATGCCTTGCGATACTTGGGTTCTCCGCTCtgaaatcaaaattaatatatacataacaagaaagtaaaaaaaagacATGTAAAAACGAACCCCAAAGAACTCACAAAAAGGGTGGGGGACCATAAGGTAGAAATTTACCTGGAGCTTGACCACTGACTGATGTGCTGTTTTCTTAAATTCAGGATCACTATCAAACTTCACCTTTGAGGCCTTGTAGAATGTCTGGAAATGCAACAACTCCAATTAATTCCACAAACACTGAAAATAATTTACTTATCCAGCGAAACACAAATGCTTCTTCATCAAAGATATGCGGGACAAAAACCATAATGGAAAACTAAATGTCAATGAAAACATTATCACTCAAGACCTACAAACATTACTATTTTATGGATTATGTTTTATACAAAACTGAAAATGAACAATATTTTATAATCAGCCATCAATTTATCCTGAATTCACATCTCAAACCCCATCTCCTTTAAGAAAAAGTTAGAATAGACGGATGAATTATGAAACtgataaaaaattattcataaACAAAGTACAAAACAGCTATTAGCAGAAGCAATACGTGCAAAGAAAATCAATAGCCGATCTTTTTAAGGCTGTTTGTCTAGTAAAAATAGCAGTGCATGTTATCTAATTAGATTTTCACAGCATTTTTAACAAATTAATTTCTACATGTTTTGGAAAGCAAAGTTTTTTGTTAAACAACATACGAATAAGCGCCTAGTAACTAATATAAAACGAattcattttcacatattttttcaCCTGAAGATCTCCAATAGCTGCTTCACTAACGTCTTCCGGGTTGGGATATTTCTCAAAGAGATAAGCAATCAACATCCCAAACTGCaaaatacaaaaacaaaaatacatATCTATTGAATCATATGGTACCAAAAACAAAATGAGAACATTCCTGAATCCTACTAGAATGTTTTATCAATTATCATTCAAACAACTATGCCATGAGTGCATGTCTAAAAAATAATGGGTCTTGCAAACTTGGTGACAAGTTGAAATAGTTCAATATGTAAACTATTTTCCTAAATTCAGTTGCTTGAAGTTACACCACAAAAAAAGAATACAGAGAACACACCATTGAATTAGGAGGAATGAAATTCATGTTCTGCATTTTGAAAACAGTTACGAAGCAACTTCCATCAGCCATTGGTTCCCAAACACAATTAGTTGTCAACCCAGAAAGTAATTTTAATGAACATGAAATAAGCTTGTCAAGTTAAATGATTGTTGCAAACAGATTACGCAGAGTGTCATTAGCTAAATGGAGAAACCTAGCTTTGACAGTGTATATAGCAATGATCTAGTCACGAGAAATAGCATAAAACGTATAACCTCAGCTTAAACATGCACTATATTCTAACCCATGGCACAAAAATAGAAGAATTGTGGATATTAAATCTACCTGAGTTCCCCAGTCACCGAGATGATTTCGGCGGATAAGAGATTCTGCCCGACAAAACTCAAGCATACGAGCTAATGTGTCCCCAATAATGGTTGATCTCAGGTGACCAACATGCATTTCTTTAGCTATATTAGGTGAGGAAAAGTCAACCATAACTCTCTTCACGGGAAGTCGAGGTGCCCAGGAATCAATACCATCAGTAAGCATCTTCTGTAAGGTCTGTAGAAGGAATTTTTCTTTTAAGTGTTAACAGAGGTCTTGAATAAGCTCAATTATCCACACACacaaaaaagtaaaaatcatAACTTCCTTGCAAACCACACACCCTTCCAATCAATGAACACAGCGAATTAGACACCCCCTAAAAGGGGTCTCACAAAAAGTAGGTCATACTATTTCCAATTTAAGACAGAAACTGCAATCACCTCTCCTATCCACTTCTTTGATAAGACAACATTCACAAAACCAGGACCAGCAACAGAGCACGATTCCACCATTTCAGATGGCGGGAGATTCTTCATGAGGGcctacaacaacaaaaacacacCGATAACCATTTGacaacaacaaatcaaaacgcAATTTCATAATCAGTAAATAGTAAAATGGTAAAAAGGACTTTAACTATACCTGTCCAATTGACTGGGGATTCTTGAATTCTGTCTGCTTTCCTTTAACCTTAGCCCACAGACCCATTGCATTATTACTGCACAGCGAAAAAGTGTTTCGTGAGCTTTAAGAAGTCCCAAGATCACTAGTTAACAAAAAAATCATCCCGACTAAAGCGCTAAATTCATTCAATGAACTGACCATTGGTAATCAGCAAATTTCTTCACACCAGATTTCGCAACGCAAGCATCAACCAAAGGCACAATATCTGCCTCATCAGGCACAGTTGCTTTCAGAGAAGCCTCAAACAGCTTCGCCAACTGCCTTTTGACACTCGCCGGATTGATTATTTCCTATATCCAAATACAAAAGCTAGCATCACATCACAATCTTATTACTAAAATAGAGCTAAGAACATCAACatgcaaaacaacaacaacaatccaaAATCGCAGGAAATGAAAACgcataaactgaaaaactaatCAGTTAATTTGAAAGTGGGAAACTCGATGAACTTACAATATACATGGTTGAAAAACTCCGAGAAGCTGCAACGTTCGCTGAATCTGTTTACAGAAGAACAATGTTGAAATGGAAATTGTGTTAGCAACGTTGAAGGATGGAGGAGAAGAGAAATGgaagaagagagggagaggaggtaACCAGAGAGTGTGAGACGGCGATAACGGCTGACAAGTGTGATTTAAGAACCCAAACCCTAACCAGGCTCAGGTGGTGTCTTTTCATGTGTTggcagttttttatttt from Lotus japonicus ecotype B-129 chromosome 2, LjGifu_v1.2 includes:
- the LOC130739049 gene encoding arginine--tRNA ligase, cytoplasmic-like isoform X1, which gives rise to MIADLLAKFGLKEKLSLTTWDSPPPKVAQLRELDSANVAASRSFSTMYIEIINPASVKRQLAKLFEASLKATVPDEADIVPLVDACVAKSGVKKFADYQCNNAMGLWAKVKGKQTEFKNPQSIGQALMKNLPPSEMVESCSVAGPGFVNVVLSKKWIGETLQKMLTDGIDSWAPRLPVKRVMVDFSSPNIAKEMHVGHLRSTIIGDTLARMLEFCRAESLIRRNHLGDWGTQFGMLIAYLFEKYPNPEDVSEAAIGDLQTFYKASKVKFDSDPEFKKTAHQSVVKLQSGEPKYRKAWEKICDISKAEFDKVYQRLGIRLEAMGESFFNPYIPPTLEKLENLGLIEDSDGARVIFVEGVDIPLIAVKSDGGYNYFTTDLASLWYRLNVEKLEWNIYVTDVGQWQHFDMLYKAFRRAGWLPKDENEIPKCIHIGFGLVMGEDGKRFRSRSSETVRLVDLLDEAKRRCRVALLERDTAKNWTEEEIEKTSEAIGYGAVKYADLKINRLTNYTFNFDQMLNDKGNTAVYLLYAHARICSIIRKAGKDIEEIKRSEKIVLDHEDERTLGLHLLQFPEVFEESCCNLLPNVLCEYLYNLSEIFTKKFYSNCQVVGSPEESSRLLLCEATAVVMRQCFYLLGIEPVYKL
- the LOC130739049 gene encoding arginine--tRNA ligase, chloroplastic/mitochondrial-like isoform X2, with translation MYIEIINPASVKRQLAKLFEASLKATVPDEADIVPLVDACVAKSGVKKFADYQCNNAMGLWAKVKGKQTEFKNPQSIGQALMKNLPPSEMVESCSVAGPGFVNVVLSKKWIGETLQKMLTDGIDSWAPRLPVKRVMVDFSSPNIAKEMHVGHLRSTIIGDTLARMLEFCRAESLIRRNHLGDWGTQFGMLIAYLFEKYPNPEDVSEAAIGDLQTFYKASKVKFDSDPEFKKTAHQSVVKLQSGEPKYRKAWEKICDISKAEFDKVYQRLGIRLEAMGESFFNPYIPPTLEKLENLGLIEDSDGARVIFVEGVDIPLIAVKSDGGYNYFTTDLASLWYRLNVEKLEWNIYVTDVGQWQHFDMLYKAFRRAGWLPKDENEIPKCIHIGFGLVMGEDGKRFRSRSSETVRLVDLLDEAKRRCRVALLERDTAKNWTEEEIEKTSEAIGYGAVKYADLKINRLTNYTFNFDQMLNDKGNTAVYLLYAHARICSIIRKAGKDIEEIKRSEKIVLDHEDERTLGLHLLQFPEVFEESCCNLLPNVLCEYLYNLSEIFTKKFYSNCQVVGSPEESSRLLLCEATAVVMRQCFYLLGIEPVYKL